A single region of the Eremothecium gossypii ATCC 10895 chromosome V, complete sequence genome encodes:
- the COA6 gene encoding Coa6p (Syntenic homolog of Saccharomyces cerevisiae YMR244C-A) — protein sequence MGWFNSSKAAEDQTRAPDKASRQRCWESRDAYFECLDSINVVNALDPTATPQVRRNCGKQEDSFHQNCVTSWIKYFKEKRVSDSKRDAMVAKLEEQGARRIELGYVPPSK from the coding sequence ATGGGTTGGTTCAATAGTTCAAAGGCGGCAGAAGACCAGACAAGGGCGCCAGATAAGGCATCTCGGCAACGCTGCTGGGAAAGTCGGGATGCATATTTCGAGTGTCTTGATTCCATCAACGTCGTAAATGCGCTTGATCCCACAGCTACGCCGCAGGTACGTCGTAACTGCGGCAAACAGGAGGACAGCTTCCACCAGAACTGCGTCACGAGTTGGATAAAGTACTTTAAGGAAAAGCGTGTGTCCGACTCAAAGCGCGACGCGATGGTGGCAAAGCTTGAGGAACAGGGCGCCCGCCGCATTGAGCTCGGCTATGTTCCCCCCTCCAAATGA